One window of Pogoniulus pusillus isolate bPogPus1 chromosome 9, bPogPus1.pri, whole genome shotgun sequence genomic DNA carries:
- the GUCY1A1 gene encoding guanylate cyclase soluble subunit alpha-1, protein MFCTKLKDLKITGECPFSLLTQSQITEEHDKDCTEDSSRAALPICKEVQEKDAQGNLPQRKTSRSRVYLHTLTESICKLIFPEFERLNLALQRTLAKHRIKDTRKTGDREDFEKIISDYANTAGVPVESLRESLGEELFKICYEEDEHILGVIGGTLKDFLNSFTTLLKQSGHSQEAAKKDRLEEASILCLEKDQDFLNVYYFFPKKITSLILSGIIKAAAHILYETEVEVMLMPPCFHNDCTEFANQPYLLYSIQVKTAKPSLSPCKPQSSLVIPASVFCKTFPFHFMFDKDMSVLQIGNGIRRLLTRREFQAKSNFEEYFEILTPKVSCTFSGIMTMLNMQFTVRVRRWDNTDMKSSSMVMDLKGQMIYIFESSAILFLGSPCVDRLEDFTGRGLYLSDIPIHNALRDVVLIGEQARAQDGLKKRLGKLKATLEQAHQALEEEKKKTVDLLFSIFPGEVAQQLWQGQVVQAKKFNNVTMLFSDIVGFTAICSQCSPMQVITMLNELYTRFDYQCGELDVYKVETIGDAYCVAGGLHKESETHAVQIALMALKMMELSDEVVTPHGEPIKMRIGLHSGSVFAGVVGVKMPRYCLFGNNVTLANKFESCSIPRKINVSPTTYRLLKEYPGFVFTPRSREELPPNFPSDIPGICYFLDAYVQGTNSQTWFQKRDLGDGNANFLGEETGID, encoded by the exons ATGTTCTGTACAAAACTGAAAGACTTGAAGATCACGGGTGAATGTCCTTTCTCCTTATTGACTCAAAGTCAAATTACTGAGGAACATGACAAGGACTGCACAGAAGACAGCTCTAGAGCAGCTTTGCCCATATGCAAAGAAGTCCAGGAAAAAGATGCTCAAGGAAACCTTccacaaaggaaaacaagcagAAGTAGAGTGTACCTCCACACATTAACTGAAAGCATCTGCAAACTAATCTTTCCTGAG ttTGAAAGGCTAAATCTTGCCCTTCAAAGAACGCTGGCAAAACATAGAATAAAAGATACCAG AAAAACTGGGGATAGAGAAGATTTTGAAAAAATAATCAGTGATTATGCTAACACAGCAG GTGTTCCTGTGGAGTCTCTACGGGAATCTCTTGGTGAAGAACTGTTCAAAATATGCTATGAAGAGGATGAACATATATTAGGAGTTATTGGAGGAACCCTTAAGGACTTTTTGAACAGTTTCACTACTCTGCTGaagcaaagtggccacagccaagaagcagcaaaaaaagACAGACTTGAAGAGGCCTCCATATTATGCCTGGAGAAAGATCAGGACTTCTTAAATGTGTATTATTTCTTTCCTAAGAAAATCACCAGTCTTATTCTGTCTGGTATTATTAAAGCAGCAGCTCATATTTTATATGAAACTGAGGTGGAAGTGATGCTTATGCCTCCTTGTTTCCATAATGACTGCACTGAGTTTGCAAATCAGCCTTATTTGCTGTACTCTATACAAGTCAAAACTGCAAAACCTTCTTTGTCCCCATGTAAACCACAGTCTTCACTTGTGATTCCTGCCTCTGTGTTCTGTAAGACTTTCCCGTTTCATTTTATGTTTGACAAGGATATGTCAGTTCTTCAAATTGGAAATGGGATAAGAAGACTTCTGACCAGAAGAGAATTTCAAGCTAAGTCAAATTTTGAAGAGTATTTTGAAATTCTTACCCCCAAAGTAAGCTGCACTTTTAGTGGAATAATGACAATGCTGAATATGCAGTTTACTGTACGAGTCAGAAGATGGGATAATACAGATATGAAATCATCATCTATG GTAATGGATCTTAAAGGCCAAATGATCTATATTTTTGAATCCAGTGCCATACTATTCTTGGGATCTCCCTGTGTGGATAGACTAGAAGATTTTACTGGACGTGGATTGTACCTCTCAGATATTCCCATTCACAATGCACTGAGAGATGTTGTTCTGATAGGAGAGCAAGCTAGAGCTCAGGATGGACTGAAGAagaggttaggaaagctaaaagCAACCCTTGAGCAGGCCCATCAAGCacttgaagaagaaaagaagaagacagTAGATCTTCTGTTTTCAATTTTTCCTGGAGAGGTTgctcagcagctgtggcagggacaAGTTGTGCAAGCCAAGAAATTTAATAATGTCACAATGCTTTTCTCTGACATCGTTGGATTCACTGCCATCTGTTCCCAGTGCTCACCTATGCAGGTTATCACCATGCTGAATGAGCTTTATACTCGCTTTGATTACCAATGTGGAGAGCTAGATGTCTACAAG GTTGAGACTATTGGAGATGCCTACTGTGTTGCTGGAGGTTTACATAAAGAAAGTGAAACCCATGCTGTTCAAATAGCATTGATGGCTCTGAAGATGATGGAACTGTCAGATGAGGTGGTGACCCCCCATGGAGAGCCTATCAAG ATGCGTATTGGCCTTCATTCTGGATCTGTCTTTGCTGGAGTTGTTGGGGTTAAAATGCCTCGTTACTGCCTTTTTGGAAACAATGTAACCCTTGCCAATAAGTTTGAATCTTGCAGCATACCTAGGAAAATAAATGTCAGCCCAACAACTTACAG GTTGTTAAAGGAATATCCAGGTTTTGTGTTCACACCTCGCTCAAGAGAAGAGCTTCCACCAAATTTTCCAAGTGATATCCCTGGAATTTGCTATTTTCTGGATGCTTACGTTCAAGGAACAAACTCACAGACTTGGTTTCAAAAGAGAGATTTGGGAGATGGCAATGCCAATTTTTTGGGTGAGGAAACAGGCATAGACTAA